aagaccgggccatggcatgatgtcatgttgctaaacgtgtcagcggattagatttgtggaaatattattctctctacggtggtatgtggaacttattttgcagagccggacactattcttgtgttcaaaatcttctatggagtattcggaagaagaacccgtcttgcaatgccgaagacaaatctgtgcaccggactcatcgtcattgaagcctggttcaggggctactgagggagtcatggattatgggtctccggacagccggactatatcctttggccggactgttggactatgaagatacaagattgaagacttggtcccgtgtccggatgggactctccttggcatggaaggcaagcttggcaatatggatatgtagatcccctcccttgtaaccgactatgtgtaaccgtagccccctccggtgtctatatgaaccggagagtttagtccgtaggagaacagacaatcataccataggctagcttctagggtttagcctctacgatctcgtggtagatcaactcttgtaatactcatatcatcaagatcaatcaagcaggacgtagggtattacctccatcaagagggcctgaacctgggtaaacatcgtgtccctcgcctcctgttaccatccgccttagatgcacagttcgggaccccctacccgagatccgccggttttgacaccgacattcataactttacgcttttctatcagttgctcgacaggaatttgttcacccaccgtattatttgccttcaggagagcagcctctagtgaaacctatggcccccgtgtctattttccatcatattagtttccgatttactattcttgcaatcttttattttcagatctataaaccaaaaaacccaaaaatattttatcttttatttagttttatttatGCCGCTCTTCCTCCTCGCTTTCAtgtcctcctcctccgctgccatGTGCCGCTCTTCCTCCTCGCTTTCATGGAGGCAGCCGCCAACGGCGACTAgtaggcggcctcctcctcctggtcctcGTCGCACACCACGAGGGGCGGCGAGGTGCTAGCCCACACGTGTTGGATGCCGAGCTGGCGCTACTCATCATGCTCTAGGGCGAAATAGACCTCCCAATCAGGAGAGTCTGCTATGTGACGAGGTTGAGGCATTGTCGGCATCACCTGCTGCTGCCGGCACCGCACCTCcatcgcgtgtgcccgtgccctccgCGGCACCGCCGCCCTCCACGCATCCAAATGCCAGTCATGTGGCATGCTGATGTCGGGGTACGGGATGGGAATGCGGTGCTCTCAATGCCAGCTCGCCTGGTGCACTGGGACGCTTATCCGCTGCCTCGTCGGGCAGGCGGGCGTCGAAAGAAGCGGGGGAGCGCGCGCGAAGGGCTAGCGGGGGCCTAGCTCTTCTTATTGCCGGCGAAGAAGCCCATGGTGGCGCGTGGAATGGTGGCTAGGGTTGTCGCCGAAGGGGGAGCAGAAGGGTGGCTAGATGGAGACGGGAGGCTGGAAGAGAATGAGGAcgccaccccccacacacacacacatgctcagATTAAAAAAGGTCGCCCAtcgtcgctgacgtgtgggcccatggtctGCGGTCATCATTAATAAAGACGTAGGAGGTATTTGACTGGCCGCCATGTGGGGACGTGGCGGAACACCGATAGGACGCGTGGCGTGTTCATTTTGCGTCCGCGCCGAAGCATTTCATGCCTAAATTTGGGTAGGAAATGGGTCCGCACGAACGCGAAACGGACACGTTGGGCCAACACTTTTTTCCACGGCAGCCcaaacggacggcggcggacgaaatgggtcgccgtgTTGGAATTGCTCTTAGTATCCAGATGTCATCTCTGACCAGCCCAGCATGGGTTTTAGTGTTAAGCACTCATACACGGGTGGCGGGGAAGGAAGAAGAAGGTGGTAGATAGTGCTTGAGGTCGTTGTCTACCTCATACCAGCTCAGTTTACCATGTCCCTATTGTGTCCTCTTCCGCTCCTGTGGTGTTGGTTTCTCTGTCAGTTAGGTGGTCGGTTCTTCAATGTTGTTTGTCGTTCAGTCTATTGGGTCGGTTTCTCTGACCTGTGAGTCATCCTTAGTTTCCCAATGGCTAAACCTTGCCGTTTTTCAAagaaatgttggtgagaaataccgtTTTCTTGTCCCTGCGGATGGCTTGATGTGATGCTGCAATGCACCATGCCTATGGCAAAAAAGGCCATTGCCGCTGCAGATGCCATGAATCATCTCTATAGAGCTGGACTCAATgcataagatttgagtggaaacacAAGAAGAGTATAATAGTTTCTCCTAAGTTTGAAACAAATAGAAGAATTGTAGTAATATTTTGTGCCAATGAGTTAACAAAACAAGCAGCCTGTCAAAAAATGTTGATTACATATTGCAAAGTATTATCAGAAAGCATAACCATAAGTTGAATTGTTGAGGTCACACCATGTCAAGGAGGTCTGAGTTGAAAGCTTTTCCCAACCGTAATCTGAGCTTCCAAACTGGCCATTCGCCCAACAGTTTCGTGAGAATGGGCAACAAAGCTACCACAAGACAAATTGCAATAGCCAACCAATGGAGATGTGGAGCCAGCACCGTGTACAAACCAGTTGAAAAAGCCGTAGTTGTTGCCACGGATGCAAACCACATGAGCTTCTTAGTGGCGGATATGTAATAAATCAGGAACTCATAATCTCCCCACCTTGCTATGATGCATATGAAGGCGACAGCAAACGAGGAGCACATTGCTAAGACGTCAGAAATCAAGAATGCCTGAAATGCAAACTTCCTAGACATGATGGGAAGTCCCTCGCTTCCGGCGTCATTGCTGTATCCTCCAGGCAGGGTGAAGGCAGCGGCAAAGGTGACTGTCGTGATGAGGATCGCCACTAGCGAAGTGTTACTTGTGTATGTTTGAGTTAGTGACTTCGCTTCCTTCCTTGATTGCAAGGTCGCTTTGTGTTTGGTATGGGTGTGAAGATTATAAAGAGTGTTGGCATCTCGGGGATCAGCTCTCACCATAAGCATGCTCACTTCATTCTGCATATATTCAAAGAAGGCGCAGATGGAGATCATAGTGTAATAACAGAGCTTAGCAATTCTATTACATGGATCTATAGTATTGAGAAAAAGTGAACAAAATTAAATTTGAGCATATATTTAAACTGATAAGCAAAGTGGTCGACAATGTTGGAAATAGGGAGGTACAAATATGTTACTCCCTTTGTTCCATTATGTAGTAcatatagattttttgaaaagtcaagcatcacaaactttgaccaaatttatcaAGAAAAACATTTAAATCTAGAATGCTACTactatatcattagattcattataAAATGAACTTTCATACtttatatattttatatattttgtatgtagatataaatagttatctgtaaaacttggtcaaagttttcaAAGTTGGACTTTTAATAAAATCTATACGCACTACATTATGGTAAAttcaggaacggagggagtatataaatttATAAACAAAATTTCAATTTTTAATATAAAGTTTTCTATATCACTATTAGACTTAGAAAGGAGCCAAATAGTGGACTAGAAAAACATTTGTATGTTGCGGCATTGATGGTTCTATGGTGAGTTGCTTTCAGAACAATACAGTAAAGTAGTTTCTTTTTTCTTATTTGTAATCGTGCGTGTGTATTGATAATATACATACCCAGTTTAAAGTCTTGGCATGATCAATGACGTGAGCTAATACCCAAGCTGGTGTAACACCTTTGTTATCAAGCACAGTTGTGTCTATATCATCGTGAGACAGCAAAGCAGCAACCATTTTAGGATTGCACTTCTCTACTGCCAAATGTAGAGCAGTTTTACCGTTGGAGTCTCGCATGTTAATGAGTTTCCGAAATTGTGAGGTCCTCAAAATGAATTCTGTGAACACCACTTGATCCTCGTATACAGCTACATGGAGGGATGTCCAACAGGCATCTTGTGTTGAACGGTAAGGAGTATCAGGACAGTGTTTAACAAGCTCTTGAGCAACATCGAGGTGACCTTCATATGCAGCACAACTAAGGAAAGGATTACCATTACTTGGCACCTCATACCCTAAAGAGCAATCATGTTCCAGCAATACTCGTGCCATGTCAACCAGGCCACGGTATACAGCTGAACTTAGTGGAGTACACCCATTGTTATCGGCTTCTTTGGCCAGCCCAGGACGTGTTTCCATAATTCTCTTAGCCAaacctgaaaacaaatcagtacatGAACAACGGTTAATTAGCAAAGGGATGATGATAGTCCTTGTGAGGACTAGTAACGGTATATTAGAATAGTTCCAGAACATCAATGTACCGTGCGCTAGATAATACCGTATATTCAAATTCTTTTTCCCAGTTGTAAACTAATAGAGCAACAGAATACCAAGAGTAAACAATAATTCGGCATCTCGTTGTACACTTGTACTATATAGATCAGCAGGCAACCATGCTACGAAACCACATGCACCCACACAGCGGTTGTAGGGCATCAATGGACAATTCCTACAGTCCCAAACTCGGGAAATGTATACATGCACACACTTGTTCTCACCTGCGTTTCCATTTTTCACGGCAGCCTGCAGAGTGTTCTGGCCCCATGGTCCCATATGAGCAGAATCAGGAATTTCAAGTAAATTCTCTGAAATATCAGTAAAATTCCTCATCGCTGCGATATACATGGGTGACTCGTTCATTCTATTCACATGTGTCGACAGAGCCGGCTCTGCTTCTATCAGCTCCAACGCAAGCTTCCTGTGGCCACTCCGAATGGCATGGTGCAGTGCATTGCAGCCATCAATGTCTTTTTCCAAGATTGCCTTGCTCAATCGCCGTTCACGGTACAATCGGAGTAGAACGGAAGCCAAGATGACAAATCCACTTTTCACCGCCGTGAGAAGTGGCGTCTCTCGATCCAAGTTTACTGTAGTGAGaagaggcgcctccagggccaccacATCCGTGCAAAATGCCTCATGGCCATGGATGGACGATATGTGAAGACAGGTGTTCCCAGCTGGAGTTGTTCTAAGAAGCATGCTTCGATCCTGCGATGCCATGGCCTTCATTGATGCGGAATCACCGGATGTGGCTGCTTCCAGGAGGCATTGGTCCATCTGTAGCTCTTCATGTCGTCCTTCCAGTGAACTAGTTGTTGATATATTATCTGCCATCTATATTCCGATTTAACTGCAGCAGGAGAAAAATGGGAACAAATACAATGATGGTAGATGATTAGCCGCTAGTTTTGATGAGGAAATCCGTAAACCATGCCAACATTAATTCTACTTGCAATAAGATTCCTTAAAATTATTCAAAATGGTAGCTACAGAAAACGGGGTAGTTATAGAAAATTTAAGAATAAATTAACTCGATGGAATAGTAAGTAACGCACTTGGCTACAAAGAAAAGTGAATGGGGTACTCCAATGGAGAAGAGAAATGGGGATATATATGTTTATAATATATAGTCAAAAACAACCAATGAACTACTAGCTTTATTGACTGTAAATGGAGGAAGAATAGCTTGCATTGGCGATGGGGAAGAAGAGAAGCCAACGCCCATGACAGGATGAGTAGCAGGCGGCCTCAGCAAATGGGTAGGGAGAGGGTGGAGGTGGCGGCAGTTCCATGCGAGGTCGTGACAAATTGTCAATGGAGTTTGTGGGGCTCAAGTCAAGGGGGGCGCAAGAAAATTCCATAAAAATCAAACTAACAACGGAAGAAGATTCCCTAAACAACAAACTAGCGAGCAACGGAAGAAACAAGCAAATTATAGTCAAAACGAAACAGAAAAAACATCCTTAGGCATGATTAATCTCGTCGATGTAGAAGTACACACCTCGCTCAGACAACCGCAGAGAGAACGAACGGTAGTCGCACAATGAAGAGAACAGCTGGCAGGCACACTAGAGTTCcatgcgagccgatggcaacaacttAAGGAGTGGGAAGTCAACGTACCAATTCAATTTGAGTTAATTTGTGCATGTATCATTTCTAATCAATATAAAACTTGACCTGACCTGTAATGAATATTAGTTGTCTTAGATCGGTGTCGGAAGGATGAGCTACAAGATTAAGATGTTGCCTTTTGAAAATATAGCCCATTTTGTTTGGCTAGTGTCTCCACAATCAGAATTGAGGGATGATGGGGTCGACTGCTAACTAGAGACGAAGAATATTAACTGATGCTATTAATTAGCTACGCCCGCCATTTCCAGATACATTTCCCTCTAGCACAATCTTGCCTAAACACATTACTGGGGCGAAAGCTAGCTGCATTTATAAAGTCTACGCAACCCTTTGGTATTACTAGCTTAATTTGTCTAGACATTCGTGCATATAGATCATTTGATATTGGCCCTCTGATGGCAGCTTTAACGCCACGGCACGCCTTTGACAGCTATCGAGATCCACAACTGATCCAATAAAAAAACTTGGCCTGATCAGACTGTGTTTGGTTTTCAAAGAGAAGGGGCTTTGGCCCTTTTCATCTACCAAAAAACTGACCTGCTTCATACTAGTAAAGAAAACCCAacatggatcgaggagctgccagtacaTCGATCCACAAAAATTAGTACACGCCCCAGCCTGTCCACTTCTGCATGCAGAGTTGAGACAAAATTTGGGCGCCCACTGAACTAATGTCAAAAGATTAATTACTCAATCATTTAGTAATTATAAGATGATTTATGTAGTACtcactctgtaaactaatataagacattttagatcACTATCTTAgtactactactacctccgtcctggtttattagtccccattgtattttgtgtcaaattttgaccatgattttaactaacaaaatattcatgcacgtcaccaaaaattatatcattgaaaactatggtcaaatacgaatccaaagatataatttttgttgacatgcactaacattttgtcagttaaatatttggtcaaaattcaacacaaattacaaagggaccaataaaccaggacagaggtagtattaGTTTACATAGGGAGTAGTTGATTAGCACGTTGATAGCATCTTTAGTAAACAGTAAATTTGACCTGATCCAGAGTTCCAGACTCAGTGAAACGCAGTCATGGTCTTGTACTTAAAAAAACATACAAGAGTAATGTCCAAGTTTTGTGTACCCATTCAGTAAGCTACTGATACACATTACCGTTGTAGCACTCAATTTTTGGCAAGTAACAGTCGATTCACCATAATTAAGATGGAACCTTGAGTGTCACCGCACGCTGTTAAGATCCAGAATGAAAACCTTGATGACCTGCTGGATCAGACTGTCTTTCATTTTCAATGAGCTAGGATGGGAAGATGGGCTTTGGCCCTTAATGTCCTAGTATATGTATGATTCATTATAAAAACTTATCCCTCAAAGATCAATTTTGCAACTAGCTAGTTGGGTTTAGCTAGATCCAATCAATTAATGAACAGCAACCCTTCGAATAAAGAAACCAGGTGCAGATAATGACATGTTGAGTAGCTGAATGGTAACATGCAGTAACATGTTCAAACCAACTATTTTgggtttccttttccttttttgagATGCTATTTTGGATTGGCTGTTGTATATACTCTACTTGACCTCGGTCGAATGAGTCTGTTTAACTCAATAGGCGCCTACATGGTCATTGCAAAACAGATATACTACTATAGCACTTTAGAATGTAAAACGTGGAATATGAAGGAGTCGCCTTCCGCATGGACAGAGGAAAACAGAATACAGGATTCAAGTTTGAACTATCAATAATACAATTACTTTGATGGAAAAACTAGATGATAAACTTTCACCTTGTACTGCAGAGTTTGGCTGCGGCAGTGGGGGGCGCTACATATATAGCCAGCGGATGTGGATCGGTGGGCAAGGAGCCGGTGGGTACCCGAGCAAGAACAGCCGATGTGGTAGATGTGATTATCGGCAGCGTGAAGGTGGATCTGGTGTCTTCTTTTCTAAAGTTGGGTGAGCATTTTGCATGTTTGGATTGCGGTTTTTGTGATTTTCTTAATGTGATTTATGTGTTCTTGCATTTGATGCATGAAGTTGTGATGTTTTTCATGCATTTGTCTTGGAGTTGGGTCCATTGCCAGCAACGTTCAAGGTGTGAAGCGGAATTGCTGTCCAAAATACTTCTCTTCTAAGTTCTAACCATGTTCTCTAAAAGACTAAATCAAACAAGGCAATGCAGTTACATATATAAAGCAAGCAAACAAAGTTATGTTTTATCATTCCATTTCCGCTACCTGTGCATTTCATTTTGTTGTTGTTTCCATTGTGATTTTTGAATCTAAACATCTAAGTTAGACTAGACCACTGTGTCTCACATGAGACGCAAGAAAATGTCGTAAAATCAAACTCGCAATGGAAGAAACAAGGTAGCTATAACAAGAAAAATGGGCATAAATATGGTGAAATAGCAGGTACTCACCTCGCACAATAGCAGAGAGACGTAGTGGCAAAGATGAAGAGATCCAGCAGCCCGCTCACTAATGTTCTATGGAGAAGGCGAGCAGAGGGACTAATGGAGCGCTGGGAGTCATCAAGTTGATTAGCCATGTGATGGAGCATTAAACTAATGACCCCTTGCATTGGCCTCCGCACTTGATTCAGTAATGTCCTTGACCAGCTGCTCAGGATTCAAGTCCTCGTTTttgtattgtactccctccgttgggaaatacttgtcgtagaaatagatacaaatggatgtatctagaactaaaatatatctagatacatccattcctcggacaagtatttccggacgagggAGTATTTCGCTTTTTGGTATTATTATATATGGGATCCCATGGATCTACTTCTAATAGTGATACGATACATAACTCTGGCTCAATTGATCTACCAGTTCGTCCTCAACAACTCGATTACAGAGAGGAATTATGTAGCAGCAAGAATTGGGGATTGAGGAATAGAGCCTGGGATGGGGAGGGAGATACACGCCCAACGGCGGCCGAAAGGTTCGGTGATCCAATGATACCCTAGCACTCCACTCACTCACTACATATACGGTCTTCACTTGCTCCAGGCTGGGCCGATGTAGCGGCTGTTGGGCCTTCTCTCCCGTTTGGGCCGGGCTGGAGTTGAGTTAACGCCTGTCTTTGAGCCCACTGTAGTAGTTCCCATGACATTCCTTCCCCGTTTAGATTTGGCTTGACCCCAAGCCAAGGATCTGGGAAAGCGAGACTTGAGAGGAATTGCATCTTCCCACAGCGCCAATGAAGCTGGGAACCCGGACCAGTGAACCAGCACTTTCTCTACTTGACGCGTCCCACATTGCATGACGCGACGCTGCAGGATCTCCTCAGGTACCTGGAACTGCAGCAAGTCATCGTCCAGAGTAGGCAACTCTGGCATGATCGCGGTCTTGGGAGGAACAGCAgcccggagctgagagacatgcacCACCGGGTGAATCC
The Triticum dicoccoides isolate Atlit2015 ecotype Zavitan chromosome 3A, WEW_v2.0, whole genome shotgun sequence genome window above contains:
- the LOC119273699 gene encoding ankyrin repeat-containing protein NPR4-like; translated protein: MADNISTTSSLEGRHEELQMDQCLLEAATSGDSASMKAMASQDRSMLLRTTPAGNTCLHISSIHGHEAFCTDVVALEAPLLTTVNLDRETPLLTAVKSGFVILASVLLRLYRERRLSKAILEKDIDGCNALHHAIRSGHRKLALELIEAEPALSTHVNRMNESPMYIAAMRNFTDISENLLEIPDSAHMGPWGQNTLQAAVKNGNAGLAKRIMETRPGLAKEADNNGCTPLSSAVYRGLVDMARVLLEHDCSLGYEVPSNGNPFLSCAAYEGHLDVAQELVKHCPDTPYRSTQDACWTSLHVAVYEDQVVFTEFILRTSQFRKLINMRDSNGKTALHLAVEKCNPKMVAALLSHDDIDTTVLDNKGVTPAWVLAHVIDHAKTLNWNEVSMLMVRADPRDANTLYNLHTHTKHKATLQSRKEAKSLTQTYTSNTSLVAILITTVTFAAAFTLPGGYSNDAGSEGLPIMSRKFAFQAFLISDVLAMCSSFAVAFICIIARWGDYEFLIYYISATKKLMWFASVATTTAFSTGLYTVLAPHLHWLAIAICLVVALLPILTKLLGEWPVWKLRLRLGKAFNSDLLDMV